A single genomic interval of Adhaeribacter pallidiroseus harbors:
- a CDS encoding GNAT family N-acetyltransferase, translating to MYDIAVKPAFQRKGIGRQLLDTLLHYSQQNGFINVFVPANEEDTHALDFYHATGGNPEKVVYFTYVTNKNF from the coding sequence TTGTACGATATTGCGGTAAAACCAGCGTTTCAAAGAAAAGGAATCGGGCGGCAGCTCCTGGATACCTTGTTACACTACAGCCAGCAAAATGGGTTTATTAATGTGTTTGTTCCGGCTAACGAAGAAGATACGCACGCTTTAGATTTTTACCACGCTACCGGCGGCAATCCCGAGAAAGTTGTCTATTTTACGTATGTAACCAACAAAAATTTTTAA
- a CDS encoding GDSL-type esterase/lipase family protein produces the protein MQNNQNKRRYFLKKCSTLSALASIAPGLAPAMSLLETTTMAGDDFTFLFQGDSITEGNRTRNTDWNHVMGHGYAYIIAGKLGYAYPAKNFHFINRGISGNKITDLAARWQTDTLDLKPNLLSMLIGINDVSTFWGGN, from the coding sequence ATGCAAAATAATCAGAATAAGCGGCGTTATTTTTTAAAAAAGTGTAGCACCCTAAGCGCTCTGGCCTCCATTGCTCCTGGTTTAGCCCCTGCCATGTCTTTGCTGGAAACTACTACTATGGCCGGCGATGATTTTACTTTTTTGTTTCAGGGCGATTCCATCACTGAAGGCAACCGCACGCGCAATACCGATTGGAACCACGTAATGGGTCATGGCTATGCCTATATTATCGCCGGCAAATTAGGGTACGCGTATCCGGCCAAAAACTTTCATTTTATCAACCGGGGCATCAGCGGTAACAAGATTACTGATTTAGCGGCTCGTTGGCAAACCGATACCCTTGATTTAAAACCGAACCTTTTAAGTATGCTCATTGGCATTAACGATGTTTCAACTTTTTGGGGAGGCAATTAA
- a CDS encoding YdcF family protein, giving the protein MALSTETLRLAQLIWDYHHVNHTVQPADCIMVLGSHDLRVAERGAELWLQGYAPWLLLAGGLGRLTLGLWQETEADKFASVARQMGVPAEHILIENRSTNTGENVALAYQLLQARQIQVNRFILVQKPYMERRTLATFEKQWPGKQTEILVTSPQISFADYPNPEVSPEEVIAIMLGDLQRIKVYPEKGYQTYQPIPAEVWSAYEQLIAQGFTNHLIAE; this is encoded by the coding sequence ATGGCTCTATCCACAGAAACGCTTCGGTTAGCTCAACTCATTTGGGATTATCATCACGTAAATCATACGGTTCAACCTGCCGACTGCATTATGGTGCTGGGGAGCCACGACTTGCGGGTAGCCGAACGAGGCGCAGAACTGTGGCTGCAGGGTTACGCTCCCTGGCTGCTCCTGGCCGGCGGTTTGGGCCGGTTAACTCTGGGTTTATGGCAGGAAACAGAAGCTGATAAATTTGCCAGCGTGGCCCGGCAAATGGGCGTACCGGCGGAGCATATTCTAATCGAAAACCGATCTACCAATACCGGCGAAAACGTAGCTTTAGCGTACCAGCTATTACAAGCGCGCCAAATACAGGTAAACCGTTTTATTCTGGTACAGAAACCCTACATGGAACGGCGCACCCTGGCTACTTTCGAAAAACAATGGCCCGGTAAACAAACCGAGATTTTAGTAACTTCGCCGCAGATAAGTTTTGCCGATTACCCCAACCCAGAAGTATCCCCGGAAGAAGTAATAGCCATTATGCTGGGCGACCTGCAACGTATTAAGGTTTATCCCGAAAAAGGCTATCAAACCTATCAACCTATTCCGGCCGAAGTGTGGAGCGCTTACGAACAATTAATTGCTCAGGGCTTTACCAATCATCTGATAGCGGAATAA
- a CDS encoding MFS transporter, which translates to MNRIFSVYRNAFSGLSPAAWMLALVMLINRTGAMVLPFLSIYLTEVLHFTVQQVGFTLSLFGLGSMCGSFLGGWLTDKFGHFSVQVMSLIGSGLFFFLLLPLKTFLTFAPGLFMLSLIAECLRPANAASVSFYTRGANITRAFSLNRMAINLGFSIGPVLGGILATFSYHWLFLADGFTSLAAGLFFYLYFRRRQGHAPAPQPNQAATSQNNSPYRDRKYVWYAVLSGCFGIIFFQFFSNLPLYYRQVYALPRTDIGLLFALNGFVVFSMEMILVYLLGTRFKLAYLVSAGTLLVGFSFVTLNWFQGVWILYLSMFLLSLAEILAMPFMATVPVQRSGPGNRGAYMGLFNLSYSVAFVVGPYLGSSIITHFGFPILWGFTATLATLTALGFWFLIPKMEKQAESKSVAG; encoded by the coding sequence ATGAACCGGATTTTTTCTGTTTACCGGAATGCCTTTAGTGGTTTATCGCCGGCCGCCTGGATGCTGGCTTTGGTGATGCTTATTAACCGTACCGGTGCCATGGTATTGCCTTTCTTAAGCATTTATCTTACCGAGGTTTTGCACTTCACGGTGCAACAGGTGGGTTTCACTTTAAGCTTATTTGGATTGGGTTCGATGTGCGGCTCTTTTCTGGGAGGTTGGCTCACCGATAAGTTCGGCCATTTTAGCGTACAGGTAATGAGTTTAATAGGCAGTGGTCTTTTTTTCTTTTTGCTGCTGCCTTTAAAAACGTTTCTTACTTTTGCGCCTGGCTTATTTATGCTGAGTTTAATTGCGGAATGCCTGCGTCCTGCCAATGCGGCCTCAGTTAGTTTTTACACCCGGGGTGCGAATATTACCCGGGCCTTTTCCCTGAACCGGATGGCTATAAACCTGGGGTTTTCGATTGGACCGGTGCTGGGTGGCATTTTAGCTACTTTTTCGTACCATTGGCTGTTTCTGGCCGACGGATTTACCAGCCTGGCGGCCGGCTTATTTTTTTATTTGTACTTCCGCCGGCGGCAAGGCCACGCGCCGGCTCCCCAACCAAACCAGGCAGCCACCAGCCAAAACAACTCGCCTTACCGCGACCGCAAGTATGTATGGTATGCCGTGTTAAGTGGTTGTTTCGGAATTATATTTTTTCAGTTTTTCTCTAATCTACCGTTGTATTACCGGCAAGTTTATGCGCTCCCCCGTACCGACATTGGTTTGCTGTTTGCCCTAAATGGCTTTGTGGTATTTTCGATGGAGATGATCCTGGTTTATTTACTAGGCACCCGCTTTAAGCTCGCGTATTTAGTAAGTGCCGGCACTTTACTGGTAGGATTTTCTTTTGTAACCCTAAACTGGTTTCAAGGCGTCTGGATCCTTTACCTATCCATGTTTTTATTAAGTCTGGCCGAGATTTTAGCCATGCCTTTTATGGCTACAGTGCCCGTACAACGCTCCGGACCTGGTAATCGGGGCGCCTACATGGGTTTATTTAATTTGTCTTATTCGGTGGCGTTTGTAGTGGGACCTTATTTAGGTTCCAGTATTATTACGCACTTCGGGTTTCCAATTTTGTGGGGATTTACCGCTACACTGGCCACCCTTACTGCTTTGGGCTTTTGGTTTTTAATACCAAAAATGGAAAAACAAGCTGAATCTAAAAGTGTGGCCGGGTAG
- a CDS encoding M13 family metallopeptidase: MNHPNYLSCIILAVSSFLLDNCTQKTKDNTQTTDLVSSYRDTTVLPGNDFFQYANGAWIKKHPIPVSESNWSIGREVQDEIYTRLRKVNEDAAQANAQPGSNDQKIGDFYGMGMDTVTLEKKGLSPLQPELDRIAAIKSNADVPAVVAHLQVMGVNALIGPSVDQDAKNSEQIALYLWQSGLGLPNRDYYFIQDKRTQNIRQEYRQHLIKMFTLLGQHQTTATQNSDRVIKLETALAKASRKLEDLRDPYANYNKMAVADVNKLTPGVDWQTWLSQMQVKKQDSVIVGQPEFYRTVGQQLKTAPVADWQAYLQWHLVHTFAEQLPKAFDDEHFRFYGTVMQGRKAQRARWKRVLDEEENAMGEVLGKLFVSDYFSPVTKKRYETMVDNVVLAFREHIEKLDWMTPPTKEKALTKLHQIKKKVGYPDKWKDFSDLKIDRSSYVQNVMRANEWWHRYQLNKLGKPVDRTEWSMTPQTYNAYYNPSNNEIVLPAAIFAIPGLRDEEADDAIIYGYAGASTIGHELTHGFDDQGSQFDARGNLKNWWAPTDEALFKKKVKGIVKQFNQYVVLDSLHVNGKATAGENIADLGGIVIALDAFKKTPQYKSNETIGGLTPVQRYFIGYALGWQGHQRGERLAQQILTDVHSPAHLRVNGPMSDIPEFYAAFGVKPGQKLYLPDSLRVKIW, from the coding sequence ATGAATCACCCGAATTATCTGTCTTGTATTATACTGGCTGTAAGCTCCTTCCTTCTGGACAATTGCACCCAAAAAACAAAAGATAACACGCAAACTACCGATTTAGTAAGCAGTTACCGCGATACCACCGTGTTGCCTGGCAACGATTTTTTCCAATACGCCAACGGTGCCTGGATTAAAAAACACCCGATTCCGGTCTCGGAAAGTAACTGGAGCATTGGCCGGGAAGTGCAAGATGAAATTTACACTCGTCTGCGCAAAGTTAATGAGGATGCAGCTCAGGCAAACGCCCAACCAGGAAGTAATGATCAGAAAATCGGGGATTTCTACGGAATGGGCATGGACACTGTTACCTTGGAAAAAAAAGGGTTATCCCCGTTACAACCAGAACTAGACCGCATAGCCGCCATTAAGTCGAATGCCGATGTACCCGCGGTAGTCGCCCACCTGCAAGTAATGGGGGTAAATGCCCTGATTGGTCCTTCGGTGGACCAGGATGCTAAAAACAGCGAACAAATAGCCTTGTACCTGTGGCAATCGGGGTTGGGTTTACCCAACCGGGACTATTATTTTATACAGGACAAACGTACCCAGAACATCCGGCAGGAATACCGCCAGCATTTAATTAAAATGTTTACTTTGCTGGGTCAGCACCAGACTACGGCTACCCAAAACAGCGACCGGGTAATTAAGTTGGAAACCGCTCTAGCCAAGGCTTCTAGGAAGCTGGAAGATTTGCGCGACCCTTACGCTAATTACAATAAAATGGCCGTAGCCGACGTAAACAAACTGACACCGGGCGTAGACTGGCAAACCTGGCTCTCCCAGATGCAGGTAAAAAAACAAGACAGCGTAATTGTGGGGCAGCCGGAATTTTACCGGACGGTGGGGCAACAATTAAAAACAGCTCCGGTGGCCGATTGGCAGGCGTATTTGCAATGGCATTTGGTACATACGTTTGCGGAACAATTACCCAAAGCTTTCGACGACGAACATTTCCGGTTTTATGGCACTGTGATGCAAGGCCGTAAAGCCCAGCGGGCCCGTTGGAAGCGCGTACTCGACGAAGAAGAAAACGCCATGGGCGAAGTATTGGGCAAATTGTTCGTTTCCGACTATTTCTCGCCTGTGACCAAAAAACGCTACGAAACCATGGTGGATAACGTAGTATTGGCCTTCCGGGAGCACATTGAGAAACTGGACTGGATGACTCCACCCACGAAAGAAAAAGCGTTAACCAAGCTACACCAGATTAAGAAAAAAGTAGGTTACCCGGATAAGTGGAAAGATTTTTCGGATTTAAAAATAGACCGCTCGTCGTACGTGCAAAATGTGATGCGGGCCAACGAATGGTGGCACCGCTACCAGTTAAATAAACTGGGTAAACCCGTGGACCGCACGGAGTGGAGCATGACGCCCCAAACCTACAACGCGTATTATAACCCCAGCAATAACGAAATTGTGCTACCGGCGGCCATTTTTGCCATTCCGGGTTTGCGCGACGAAGAGGCCGATGACGCCATTATTTACGGTTACGCCGGCGCTTCTACCATTGGGCACGAACTTACCCACGGCTTCGACGACCAAGGCAGCCAGTTTGATGCGCGGGGAAATTTAAAAAACTGGTGGGCACCCACCGATGAAGCTTTATTCAAGAAAAAAGTAAAAGGCATCGTAAAACAGTTTAACCAATACGTGGTACTCGACAGTCTGCACGTAAACGGCAAAGCTACCGCCGGCGAAAACATTGCCGATTTAGGCGGTATTGTCATTGCGCTGGATGCTTTTAAGAAGACTCCCCAATATAAAAGTAACGAAACAATTGGGGGATTAACCCCGGTACAGCGGTATTTTATAGGTTACGCGCTGGGTTGGCAAGGGCACCAGCGCGGCGAACGCCTGGCTCAGCAAATACTAACCGATGTGCATTCGCCGGCCCATTTACGGGTAAACGGCCCCATGTCGGATATTCCGGAATTCTATGCGGCGTTTGGGGTTAAGCCCGGCCAGAAACTGTACCTGCCGGATTCGCTCCGGGTTAAAATCTGGTAA
- a CDS encoding glycoside hydrolase family 16 protein, with translation MLFLHFLLALWLAVTSWLNPVVIKKRKLVWREEFNATGQPNFQDWVYETGYIRNKEMQYYTNRPENVRLENGNLVIEARLDSLRTNGQVAPITSASLTTEGKHEWQYGRIEVRAKIPSARGTWPAIWFLGKNHDQVGWPACGELDLMEHVGYDPDTLHFNIHTKAYNHAQKTNKGQKVGLKNPEADYHIYTLDWTKEKVDFLLDGKTAFSFRNEGTGPDVWPYDQPFYLILNLAFGGAWGGQKGIDRTALPQKFYIDYVRVYQ, from the coding sequence ATGTTATTCCTGCATTTTCTTTTGGCACTATGGCTGGCGGTTACTTCCTGGTTAAATCCTGTAGTTATTAAAAAACGCAAGTTAGTGTGGCGCGAAGAATTTAATGCCACGGGGCAGCCTAATTTCCAGGATTGGGTTTACGAAACCGGCTATATCCGCAACAAAGAAATGCAGTATTACACCAACCGGCCGGAGAATGTTAGGTTGGAAAACGGAAATTTGGTAATAGAAGCGCGGCTGGATTCTCTCCGTACCAACGGCCAGGTAGCACCCATCACTTCGGCCAGTTTAACTACCGAGGGAAAACACGAGTGGCAATACGGGCGCATCGAAGTGCGGGCCAAAATACCTTCGGCGCGGGGAACCTGGCCGGCCATCTGGTTTTTAGGTAAAAATCATGACCAGGTAGGCTGGCCCGCCTGCGGCGAGTTAGACTTAATGGAACACGTGGGCTACGATCCGGATACGTTACATTTTAACATTCACACCAAAGCGTATAACCACGCCCAAAAAACCAATAAAGGCCAGAAAGTAGGCCTGAAAAATCCGGAGGCAGATTACCATATTTATACCCTCGATTGGACCAAAGAAAAAGTAGATTTTCTGCTGGATGGCAAAACCGCATTTAGCTTCCGCAACGAAGGTACCGGGCCCGATGTCTGGCCCTACGATCAACCCTTTTACTTAATTTTAAATTTAGCCTTTGGCGGTGCCTGGGGTGGACAAAAAGGAATAGATAGGACGGCCTTACCACAAAAATTTTACATTGATTACGTACGGGTTTACCAATAA